Sequence from the Helianthus annuus cultivar XRQ/B chromosome 13, HanXRQr2.0-SUNRISE, whole genome shotgun sequence genome:
gggcttgacgaggaccatagtgACAGttagcagtgaaatgaccgtagaggttgcagtgagcgcagatacgacaggcgattcccaccggatgatgatatgagcatgtcgggcagagcgggtggggtcctgtgtaagcacgctttgctggagGTGCATTAgtcactggagctggtcggtgatgagactgctgctgagccggtacggcttgcagaggggcagcagttgtggcgacagcacagttcttgttgctggagctgttgttgttgtgcttcttcttgtgACGttatgacttggatggttgagtaGTGGAGTCGGTGgttggtgcagtagtagcttgatgcagagacttggatggcttatcccagaaaccagactttacccgcttgtcattgatctcggcggcaagcaggtaggtctcctcaattgatgatgtcttggcggcgtgaacaaagtcggcaacacaatctggtagagctcgaatgtacttcttgatggccatgtctggcgtcttgacttgatcgggacagataatgctaagctgcttgaagcgagcagtcaaggcggcgttgtctccgtccttctgcttgatgttccaaaactcgtcctccagcttttggcgttaatggggagggcagaattcgtccatcatgatggctttcagctcttcccaagtcaacTCATAAGcggcatcattcccgcgtttgtttcgttcggccgtccaccagtctagagctcgggactggaagacaccggtcgcattgagggtacggagattttcaggacagccgctttggcgcagagtgacttcaaccgaatcaaaccattgaaacatggcggtagggccatcttctccgataaactcttttggtccgcatgccttgaactgtttgaagctgaaaacgatcttgttagcatctttaggagcatcgGTTCGCGACTCCTTAGACAATTTGttgacgttttcatacacctcactcacagcttttgccacttgcttggcgatgatagcagcgagacgcttgtctctcttctcttggcgggtaagaggggttcggtgtccagatgacgacatggtctgcaacagacatcgtcgaaggtctcagacacaacaaatcgaatctcacctcacacgtccactacttactaaagcttaggaacacgtcgaaacatgtatcacgtaaacacataagcacataatcacatattcacgtaagcacataagcacgtagagcacagaaacacataaacacagtagcacattcctatttaatcacagaggtagtcagaatacagaaacctatcattcaagttcgcgtgtcgttcgtgcATAGTGAtcgcgtatagcatatcgagtggcatagtatagtcgtatagcataaGGCCGTTTAGgtttgcagcgacttgttagcatattaagatagaatagcaatgcgagtcgtgtgtgtcgatcgaagtgatagcaaaaatcgaataattctccaaaaatttaaacacataaacagatatatacacataaaaacatatataaaattGACGAATGATCAGAGTAGGcaattgcgggctcagaatcgtaatacataaaatcgagaaatggattgtctgcggctactagacatcgactacccaaagcgattcgactattcgcagtagacttgtcgtcacttttcgactttcgggatcgcgtttctgcctcgacTCTTGGGCATTCAgcgcgtattccctaggtcatactcgtgagttcaggtcgttggagtccgtcgaggctttggtgagataaataaaaaaatccagaacaagttgtcaaggttagggtttcacccctagcttaacaacttcttccttgttttagtaaaatttgaggagattattcatcaaaatttgaggagattattcatcaccCCTAGCTGCagtttagtcgagagtttgcagcttccacacctattcctgactaaatcgcttgaccctttttgaaaattcgagtgtagTGATAGCGAGAAATAGCTGGGTATAGCTCATAAGctttggtctgttggttcctaacgatagtctaggtctctaagacagcgacccggactaggtcgtgtctagcctaattccctatagttatggctctgataccaatctgtcataccccaaccgatggcggaatcatcggggcatggcactgagcgaaacaaattgtctagaagtttccacaacaactattatcactattcagtttaaataatacgtcccataccatatccCAAATAgcaaaataaattattacagataacgactagtcaaatattctgttccgacaactcagattcaaatttaaatataaatattgttcaaatgcctctagagactcgatctgcaagatctacagacaactatgctctagacgcttattcctagcttgccttcctagcagataagcatcctaattgcctgtcacatacgttaaaataaagtcaatacatataatgtaaaggtgagcacacaagtttgatatagaatatagagttcgaaatagttaacgcataaccagcacgtacacagaggaaaatgaagcatgttaattatcgacatagatctatcgataccaatgactgcgggttgactgtccgagacagttcgcaatacatgattaccaccgtaatccatgcaagtaattgtccttaacaacccccgtgtgaacgggtgctgagtccaaactatagtactacgttgttaaggcaggtagacaacattccacgtgtaaacataacaacaagcattcatttagtcacgtaatacatgcataacggtgagcgtttaaagtaattgagtagtgtgtttgattttgattttagataagtaacgtatgtaacacccaaaagtgctaaagcaaaaagggttcgagtatactcacagcgattgattgatggattgaagggagcgcttgagagtagggttagcctgaatagtttgatagcataacgatgagtaacgcgtaaaatgggaacaaatgatgatgggtcgaacagcctggtcgatcgaactgttgGTTCGATCGAACTgttggttcgatcgaacgggttgttcgttcagTTGGATAGTCCGTTCAGACTGCCTGTTCGATCgaccggtaggctcgatcggttggactgttcgagtggattgtttcttcctttgagtaggatgtgtttgtgtatgatggcttgaccttttgaagttttcgttgtagtatttgagaacattgaagtgttcttacctttcaggtcgatcgctcgaacgggtcgttcgatcggccagcttaaccgatcggttagacacttcgttagtaagtcctcagcaggatgtcacttgatcggacagcatgttcaatcgggtggcactccaatacgtcgaacgagttgaaaaatgattaagtgctgaagcatagtatctcatgatccgaagagtaatgttacaaatcagctcgttcgatcgaacatcacttcgttcaataccatacttcatgaaattgtttaagagtggggccatgtgctagccgatcggctggcatggtcgatcggctgacatgtccgatcggttgggctgttcgttcgaacagcctgttcaatcggtcagcattctgacctggtcggcctgttcgtctaacacttggctgccCTGGTTGTATGACATTATAtcaaggtattttgacaacgagctgaaccatggcaccttcgttcttacttgtttcccctgctcggacaggaatcacccaagtccggccggtgaacgttTCGGAACgttagtttaacgtttaacccgaagtcggtgaacctcgtagatagaatccgaatcttgaaccacacaaccattagaatgattagtgtgTTGGCTCAAgttccgtttctaccggtttgaaggccttgagtgtaaaagagttgaaagaaagttggaaatccttctttcaatccttcacaccatgtaaatgttcaggtctgtgatagatcttagtttgcttatgtggaaatcggttagatccaagtgattcttggtggattgaggccaaaacatgaagtcttgaagaacaccatgatgacatcatcctagaatgcttatatcttgatgatttcatggttaaaaacCAAGATTTGAAacatagaaaggtgtaggagcatgtattgatcaagaaagtacaagatttaggatggaatcttaccgggattgagagaaatctgagaaaagaaggggagcaagAGCtagtcggtcagagggtttccaaaagtggaaagaatgacaatgacaggcctatttataggcttccaaaaggggaaagagttggccgatcggccaggcttcccgatcggacagcctgttcgatcggacagtccgtccgatcggctgggctgttcgatcggctaggagcctgatcgatcaacagcctgctttgggcgttcggtgcgacgatttctgatatttcgatttcgattgaagaagATACAAATACGAttgagtttcctattcaaattacttttaatcccaaccactatatctacatacaagcatctatatttcacactatctttCACTACcatttatcataattcgatttcgattgagttcgattgagtttcgagtttcgattcgattgatcaccacacataacataaagtaagcacgcacaagtaacacataaggcacacacacgtattaTAACACCAAatttgcataattcgagtttcgagtttgattgatgattcgattagcttgattattgattgattaactttatcgcattgttacttcctattattcacagtcgaaAAGCGTTTTGCGTCGATCAAACATTCGGTTACTTCGATTCCTTGGattgacaacacttactccacataatacaaaacataaaaatagactatttacagtcaaagaagtcaaacttgacttggactttgactttgactttgacattcgaaaacaagGGGTGTTACAACAGCTATTGGTACGTTTCAATTTGTTACATTCGTTTTCTTtgctattgtcacaccccaaccaatgtcggaaacatcgggatgagacgaagtgtgaagattgctcgagacatcataacgctatttgtgacaataatttaataatccaaatttcatttccaaacttcaagtagtcattaATACAAgatccaaataacaacaagtttaatcaagataacaaatcaacataaccaaaattcgatacaacatattaaacctaacgtctaaagtgtgtatctaggcatcgtgctacctctttcatttcatcatcatcaacctgtaacatgtttaaaatacaattcaatgcaaaagcaaaggcgagtatacaagtttggtacatacatagcataagataaaagtgtgaacaattcctcatagcaagcatgcgattcaagataaacattaaataaggcatgtgtataacatatcaaaccaagaaaacgcaacttgctcatgacataaccaaagtttcagtagaggcgggtcgtcaatcctatagcgctacatatgtcaaggtttggctcgtacgaagttaatgataagttcaacacataagaatcacccaaatttaaagtatcaagccatcacatatacaagcaatgttataggaatgttcgtgtgtttagacaaaagttcatgtgtaaatttcaataggtaaacatgttacaccccaaaagtggtaaaagtaaaaggggaaaagtacgagtatactcacggtttacaagtggtgacttgaaattccgagagcaagtttgtagatgaattagttcggagcaccttgtccttctacacaaggaaacgtaggtgtgtgagtttggcgtataacggaagattatagattcggagtttttaaaatatagaaagtaacataggtgaaaataatcatcttgtacacataactcttgttcttgacactattgaaactcaaaagagttggtatgatttcatggattctaggatccattagagtcgtaacaagggcatggtcatagatgatgtaacgtccacttatcaaataactattaagtcatcatcaagtcttagttacttagatgtatacatatagaataacttagatattatatagtttacaagtcttatgattcaagcatgaggtaggagattaatgtctctatttaggtacctctttgtgtcatagaatacatacatgaggtaggaagaacaagcttccatttaggtacctctattgttcaccactacacttgttgttataaacaacaaggagggtcatgaacatacatgtattaaggtaataacaacaactaatctatagaaaaacatcaagtaatgagcggattcttatgaaggatagcctaggctaaaccaaccatcacacatacatcaagtttcacacttgaacactacttgtgggtaaaaccctaattaaaacagaaagtttatgaggttttaacctctgatttagatgtctcaaccatgtttttaagcttaaccaaccataagaggggttgtaagcattaggacattggtttgagatgtgttagacacaagttggataagaaataacatgtCATTTGAATAATataaaacaaacagaaagttttagtccattttagggcaaatccaagcatgattcttccaaagaaaaaccaaggattcgaacccaaggacataacaaagcaataggaagaagaaccaagtgatttggttaagaaataagcaagttacactcactttagtgaagttacaagaatctgtccaaaactcagatttactgcagattgagagtgaatttgtgaagattagagagttgtgaaagtgtcaaatgggttggagaaggtgggtatttataatgaatgagttagaaggtgattggaggtgattagaggtggattaaaggtgattgggtgaggttggTTAATGGGATTTCGTGCATAATCAGCTCAAGAAACACAATCTGCCGGAAACAggggctcgcgtagcgcgagcatCAAGCCCCatacccgtcgcgctacgcgacggggtcCAATTTTCTGGATTAAGTTTGAAAAGTGacaatttggcccctgtagttcatagtttagggtttttaagagtTTTTAGGGGATGTTCTTGTCATATAAGCATTGTTTAAGGGCAAGACAAGTATGTTTatcataaaccaagtataattgagtgcatgaatgtcgaaattaagtatcgttctcgttcaaaacacgttcaatgcataagtttagttcaattacaagtttagcacatagtttccaagaataacgttcAGGCACAATTTGATTCAccaatcgaacatacgagcataattagagtgagtacaacataaatgtaacaaaatacaagtttcattaatgatccaggtctcgatttgataaagattacaaggaaagaaacgattacaacaatacaaagtttccaaaaatagaaatacgaacaaagctttctataaatggaaagtacaaaagagccgggcgttacaacTATTTTTTTGTTAGTTGTTCATTAATCTTTCTCATGCTCCTGTTGTAAACTCCATTAAATATACCTCTAAGATGATTATTAGGATCAATTACTAATAATCAATTTCAATTTATATCCTTTAAAACGATTTTGTATCATCAATTTATGTTTCATTAGGCTTATTTTAAGTTGAATTTCTCGAATCAATTTAGGGGTTTCAGCAAATACTATTGTTTTTGGTACGAAATTGGTATAAGTTATAGATATTAGTTTACAATTGAATAGTTTAAGTTGATAAGAAGATTTATATCGCCTACTTCAAACTCATTATTCTTGGCAAGTTCATCATACGCATAAGTGAAATTAGTTGTTTTCAGTAGGCTTATGTTAAATTGTGTAACTGAACTAGATGTTTATATGGTGACAAGTTAAAAGGGAGCGTTTTACAAATGGATTTCTTTGGATCAATTGAACCGGATGGATGCTTCTTTGGTTGGCGCAAGGCATGGTGATGCATTCttacttttgattattttcaattGAGTTAAATGCTCGGataatccctgtggtttgtccttttttcacctttagtccctaactttctaaaattacagcaaTAGTCCcgaacttttgcaatttcgttcccgaATAGTCCCTACTGTGGATGAAGGTTAGTTTTTGTTGTTAAGTGAGTGTGAAATTACTAACATACCCTTAGTCTTAAAATATAAACTGAAGTATGGCCCATCATTAATTAAATAACACctaaaaaataataacaaattaatttaaaaaaaccCTTGTGGGCCCCACCCACACCATATGTTTGGCCACTGGTGGTAGATTGGTACGTCGATTGCAAGTGTGGAGGTGACCATAGACCGCAACCGGCCAACCGTTGCTGGAGTGGGTAAGCTCCGACGAAAAATGAAAGGAAAGATGGAGGTGCGTGAGGGGGATGGAAGCTCCACCTTCACAACACCACAATCAACCGCTGaaaaccacctccacctccatcaCCACTAACCTCACCATCGACCATAACCTCCATCGCAAACCTCCCCAACCACCGTAAGCTTCTGCCACCATTCACCCCTTCACCACCGTTACCCACTAACCGCCGCACGCCACCGCTCACCTGAACTGCTTCCACCTGCAACACCCCCTTAACCGTCGCCATTCACCTCCTCCGATCATCCACTCTTTGCTCACTGGAAAGAGAAATCAAGATAGAATAGCGGACAAAGTAGAAAGTTCTGTAAattgttttatctttttcaaactATCCATTGATCGAGAGAATAGGAAATTGGTTAAGTGATTGTTATTGATTTGAAACTGATGAGAAGATATTATGCACACGAAAGAACATGAAGATGAGTTGATGAAAGTGGGGGTAATTGGGGGTGGGTTAGCGTAATCAAGGTGGGcctataaaaataatatttattttaatgttttaatttattatatttaaATAGTAAGGGTACTTTAGTCATTTCACACACATTTAACTGGACAAACTAATtgacatccactccagggactatccgggaacaaaaattgaaaagttggggactatagaagtaattttagaaagttagggactaaaggtgaaaaaagggcaaaccatagggactatccgagcatttaaCTCTTTTCAATTTTAATGTAGTATTTTTAACTGATCCTTTCTTTGATTTTAGGGTTTTTGTGTCTTAACTAATCTGTGGTTATATTATCATCTCTGTAAGTTCTTTTTGATTATTTTCAATTTTGATGTAGTTGGCTCATTAGTCCGTGTTTTTCATCCGCAGTAGTCGAAACCTCGTTTTCCTTTAGCTGGTCAACCACAAACCAAATTTCATAAAGCATGCGTGGTGCTATGGTAGATGCCACCTATTATTACTTATTTGTTTATAGTTCCGTTGTTCCGTGTTCGTCTTCGAACCCTTTAAGGTTTCTCGACGGCGGTAAACGATGGCGGCTCTGGTTTCAATTGGAATTGGTCTGTAGCTTGGTTATGATGACTTATAAATGTTTACCCACAATTGACGACGATGGCGTGGCAAGGACGGTGGAAGGCAAGTTTAAACCTGCAACCCGCCTTGCAGCCATGGTTTCTGAAAGTTCTGAACCATAGAAAGCACAGACCTCAAAtctatgataaaaaaaattattgtttttatgtttgttttatgCTGATTTTTGTTAGCTACATTTAAGGTTAGGTGTTTATTTTACGTTGCTTTATTCGTTTCTCTTTTGCTTCATTTTTTAAGGTGGTTGTATTGTTGTTTGTGTATTTAGGGCTTTGATAATGACCTGGAAGTCATCTCAGCTCGGAACATGGTTTTGAGTCCTCTCATTGTTAATGGTTCGGAAGATAGAATTGGAGAGCCTTTGTGTCGAGTAGTTCTTAAAAGATAGTTTGGTCACTTTCGATTTTTTATGGCTGTGATGATGACCAAGTATTGATCTAAGCTCAATGTTCATAGAATAAGAGGTTTGGGTTACTCTCTTGATGATATTTTGTGTTTCATGTGGGAAGTCTCTTATTGTTTGTGTGTCGCGTGGTTTTTGAGTATTCCTTTGTTTTTTGTATTTCGAATCTGCCGTGTTTATTAATTTTGGTTTCTTATTTGTATCAGGTTCGGACGTTTGAATTTCTTTGCATCTTCTGTGATTTGGTATGTATACTTTGGATTCCTTTGGATTTTATATGATTCTTTTGTGTATTTGCTGAATTTCAAACGAATTTTGTTTTTAGTGGTTTAAAAAGTCCTTTGAGCGATGAAACCATATGGAGGCGTCTTCGTGAAGCAGGATTTGATGAATAATCGATTAAACAAAGGGATAAGGGTTCATTAATCGCTCATATTGCTAAACTTGAAGCTCAGGTTGTTATTCTTTCCACGTTGTTGAATAGTTATTTTGACTTAAtgagtttttttttgtttgttaggTTTAAAATTTTTTATTTACTCTTTTGGGATGGATTACATTAATGGATAGTGATTATTGCTATAGTTTTCAATCAACTGATAAAAATAGGGAATTTAGTGttacgatgaaagaaaaataaaactgatATAGTTTTTACTTCAATGTTCCAACCCATAAAGTTTAATGGAAACTGAAGGGTTGATTTGAATGGGTAGTTTTAACTGTATGATTTGTAGTATATATTAATGGATTATTGGATTGTTCATTTGTGCCATTTGGTAAAGAATTTTCAAGAAAAAGGTGCAAGCGcttttgctgctgctgctgctcttGCATAGAGATGAGTTGTTGATTTGAACAAATACGCATATGAAAGCTTGAAGTTGAATCGTCCAGAGACAGAATTGTGCATCATTTTCTGTATGGGTTGCATATCAGATCTGATTTTCCTAGATCCTACCACTTGGGATTTTATTgggttgtttgtttgttaatgtttATATAAATGGGATTTGAAGGTTAATCATTGTTTATGCTAATTGTTGTTAAAATCATTCTCATTGTGGTATCAATTTGTTCTGTAGGTGCATGGTATGCACTCGAATGCTTCTACTTTACGAAAGATGACGATCTGGCGCGAGGTGTCGCATATAGTTAACAAAGAAGGGTTTCTAAAGATTCTACAGCTGCTCAGGTAATCCTTTTACTTTTTGTTCAATATGATTGTATACATGATTCTGTACATGAACTTTTGTCATTGTTGATATGCCCAGTCTCCATATAACCCATAGAATCCTTATATTCCGGGTTCTATAATAGGAGTTGATGGCTCTTTTGTGGCTGCACAACAATATTACGTTCCCACGTATGAAAACGGTTCTTCTTCACCAGCTTATTTTCCCATGGTTGTCCAACCTGGCACAGAAACTTACACGACCGGCACTACAGACCGGTTCATAGATATGGGTGCATGTATTTTCTATTGAGAAAGGGAAAATGTCATCTGATAGTAATCAAGTTTTTGTTCCAATAAAAGTACCTAAACGTTTTTTGAAATGCAGACATCACTCAAGTTTCATTATTGTTATGTTGTTTTTTTAgttctttttttataaatgttaaaTGTAAATGGCCTAAATGGAACATACGGAACTTAGTTACCATTTACTGATTAGTTTTTTCCAAGTTTGACCTAACTAGGAGTAATTGTGaaaaaaagttactaaatagtaaCTCCATTTAGGTAATTCAGTTTAACAAGTTCTAACTTCTAAAAGGTTTCACAACAATGAATCGATATTGAAATTTCAGACTGAGTTTACTGAGACAATATTAAAAGTGGTTACTGTTTCGTGATTTAATCCCATTTTAAATCTCATTCTATTCTGGATCATATATTGGGAATTAACATTCAAGGAAGAGAACCAAAACTATTTGAACTGAGCTCATTTTCGTTTGAACTTGAAACTAATGGCAAAATGCTTTTGTTTAATTGTTGATCTTTGTTGCTTATTTGTTTATGTGTTTCCAGAACAATGTATCGCGTGAATCTCAGACAATGATCTTGGTTGACCATCCAAATGTTCTTAAATCGCATTGTCTTTCGTAAATGACCATAATCTATGGGTTGTTATGCCTTTTATGGCTGGTGGTTCTTGCCTACATATGTTAAAGGCTTTCCATCCCGAGGGTTTTGAAGAAGTTGTTATTGCAACTATATTGCGCGAGGTTTTAAAGGCATTGGAGTATCTTCACCGTCATGGCCACATCCGTTGTGATGTTAAAGTGAGTTTCGTTCTGAGTGTTAGTTCAtgtgttattattttttattcttGCAATATAAAAAAAGTACTATATTTTGGATACTGCTCAGTTTTCAATATAATTTTTATTGAAATGTAGACAAAAGAAAACTtagcaaaactgtaaatttagatttttattacATATTTACATTATAGGCTGGAAACATTCTCATCAGTGACCATGGTGCAATCAAGCTGGGTGATTTGGGTGTTTCTGCGTGCTTATTCGATTCTGGTGATCGACAACGTGCAAGAAATACATTTTGCGGGACACCATGCTGGTATTATTTTCTCTCTGTTACTAAATCTCATATAATAAAGTATATCAAATAACTCAACATATGCAACTCACTAAggcgttatttttttttttttggctaggATGGCCCCTGAGATTATGGAGCAATTGTATGGATATGACTTCAGGTGAGTAACTTCATTTTCATTCAACAGTAGATGTTTTTATACCTATTCCATGAATGCCATATAATGAAGTAAAGTAGTAAACTATAAACTAATTTCTGTTGCAAAAAAGGTAAGTTCGTGATTTTCCTGCTTGAAAATTTCCGCAGGGCAGATATATGGTCTTTCGGTATAACAGCTCTCGAGCTTGCTCACGGGCATGCTCCTTTCTCTAAATACCCCCCAATGAAGGTTGCATGGCTCTAATGCATCAAGGATGGTCGAGTGGATGAGAAAAATTATGTATCTACGAGAGCCATAGCTACAATACGGTATATAAATTGTATTTCATAGCCCAGATTTATCTTTTATATTTCATTATTATGTATGCTTATCATAGTggtagttgttcatgatttttaaaAATAACTTCCTCCGTTAAGATTTTGCGTTACGTTTCTTCCTCTCATTTGGTAATCACCTCTCTTCAAACAATTTCATTTCTTTTCATGTACCATCAAAGAGGTGGAAATTTCGACCCGTTTACTTAACAATTAattagtttttttgttttttatcatcaaaataaatTGTAATCACAAAATAACTTCCTCCATTAAGATTTTGCGTTACGCTTCTTCCTCTCATTTGGTAATCACCTCTCTTCAAACAATTTCATT
This genomic interval carries:
- the LOC118485397 gene encoding serine/threonine-protein kinase OSR1-like; its protein translation is MPFMAGGSCLHMLKAFHPEGFEEVVIATILREVLKALEYLHRHGHIRCDVKAGNILISDHGAIKLGDLGVSACLFDSGDRQRARNTFCGTPCWMAPEIMEQLYGYDFRADIWSFGITALELAHGHAPFSKYPPMKVAWL